The proteins below come from a single Arthrobacter crystallopoietes genomic window:
- the kdgD gene encoding 5-dehydro-4-deoxyglucarate dehydratase, which yields MAQLNPAELATQIKSGLLSFPVTHFDADLQFDEARYREHLAWQAGYDVAGLFAGGGTGEGFSLTTAEMDRVVRVAVDEIGGKVPVLASATGPTFQAIEQAKSAEAAGADGLLLLPPYLTEADQEGLIEHVSAVCRATNLGVIVYSRANAVLTDTSVAILAERNPNLIGFKDGIGNIEQMTRIYAKVGERLSYIGGLPTAETFALPLLQLGVSTYSSAMFNFVPEFALGFYKDVRAENRTAVYQKLNDFVIPYLDIRDRVKGYGVSIVKAGLTAVGRDGGKVRPPLQDLTESDLHELTTLINKIS from the coding sequence GTGGCACAGCTGAACCCGGCCGAATTGGCAACCCAGATCAAATCCGGTCTGCTCTCTTTTCCGGTAACGCACTTCGATGCGGACCTGCAGTTTGACGAGGCCCGGTACCGCGAGCACCTCGCCTGGCAGGCCGGCTACGACGTTGCGGGTCTCTTCGCCGGCGGCGGCACAGGTGAAGGCTTCTCCCTCACCACCGCGGAAATGGACCGCGTAGTCCGGGTTGCGGTGGATGAAATCGGCGGCAAGGTCCCCGTCCTGGCCTCCGCCACCGGACCGACTTTCCAGGCCATCGAGCAGGCGAAGTCCGCCGAGGCCGCCGGCGCGGACGGCCTGCTGCTGCTGCCGCCGTACTTGACCGAGGCGGACCAGGAAGGCCTGATCGAACACGTCAGCGCCGTCTGTCGCGCCACGAACCTCGGCGTCATCGTCTACAGCCGGGCGAACGCCGTCCTGACGGACACCTCGGTAGCTATCCTGGCCGAACGCAACCCGAACCTGATCGGCTTCAAGGACGGCATCGGCAACATCGAGCAGATGACCCGTATCTATGCCAAGGTGGGCGAGCGTCTCTCCTACATCGGCGGACTGCCGACGGCGGAGACCTTCGCGCTGCCGCTGCTGCAGCTGGGCGTGAGCACCTACTCCTCCGCGATGTTCAACTTCGTGCCCGAATTCGCGCTCGGTTTCTACAAGGATGTCCGCGCCGAAAACCGCACGGCCGTGTACCAGAAGCTCAACGACTTCGTTATTCCGTACCTCGACATCCGCGACCGGGTGAAGGGCTACGGCGTGTCCATCGTCAAGGCCGGCCTGACCGCCGTGGGCCGCGACGGCGGCAAGGTCCGCCCGCCGCTGCAGGACCTCACCGAGTCCGACCTGCACGAACTGACCACCCTGATCAACAAAATCAGCTAG
- a CDS encoding aldehyde dehydrogenase (NADP(+)): MPITGNSIIAGTPVNGTDGEVNAINPATGEKLEPAFGMVSVAQLEDATKAAEAAFDTYRATSPEVRAAFLERIADNIEAIGAELTERGTAETGLPAGRLEGERGRTVGQLRMFAAVVRQGDHLQVRIDPAQPDRKPAARVDIRQRHIPLGPVAVFGASNFPLAFSTAGGDTASALAAGCPVIVKAHNAHPGTAELVGQAVAKAVKDSDLPDGVFSLLFGAGRSVGQALVADPRIKAVGFTGSQAGGIALMKTAAARPEPIPVYAEMSSINPVFVLPGAIADDTAALAGDFVGSLTMGAGQFCTNPGLVFVPEGKTGDAFISAAAGSLSSCAGQTMLTPGIAGAWEEGVKELAAADGVEQVAEGTPGATENAPAPRLFSTTAENFAASPRLQEEVFGAAGLFVRYSDAGELATATENLQGQLTATVHYAPGDEAAARELLPVLERRVGRILFNGWPTGVEVGHAMVHGGPFPATSDPRSTSVGSLAIHRFQRPVSYQNVPAELLPEPLQDNNPWKLNRRLDGSVETPKD; the protein is encoded by the coding sequence GTGCCCATTACAGGAAATTCCATCATCGCCGGCACCCCGGTCAACGGGACCGACGGCGAGGTCAATGCCATCAATCCGGCCACCGGCGAAAAGCTTGAGCCTGCCTTCGGCATGGTCAGCGTGGCACAGCTCGAAGACGCCACCAAGGCCGCCGAAGCAGCCTTCGATACCTACCGCGCTACCTCCCCCGAGGTGCGCGCAGCGTTCCTTGAGCGTATCGCCGACAACATCGAAGCCATCGGCGCCGAGCTGACCGAACGCGGCACGGCCGAAACCGGCCTGCCCGCCGGCCGGCTGGAAGGCGAGCGCGGCCGCACCGTCGGACAGCTGCGGATGTTCGCCGCCGTCGTCCGTCAGGGCGACCACCTGCAGGTCCGCATCGATCCGGCGCAGCCGGACCGCAAACCGGCGGCTCGGGTGGACATCCGCCAGCGCCACATTCCGCTGGGCCCCGTCGCCGTATTCGGCGCGAGCAACTTCCCGCTGGCGTTCTCTACCGCGGGCGGAGACACTGCCTCCGCGCTGGCCGCCGGCTGCCCGGTGATCGTCAAGGCGCACAACGCCCACCCCGGCACCGCCGAACTGGTGGGCCAAGCCGTGGCGAAGGCCGTCAAGGACAGCGACCTGCCCGACGGCGTCTTCTCGCTGCTCTTCGGCGCCGGCCGTTCGGTCGGCCAGGCCCTTGTGGCGGATCCGCGCATCAAGGCCGTGGGCTTCACCGGCTCGCAGGCCGGCGGCATCGCCCTGATGAAGACTGCAGCGGCGCGGCCGGAACCGATTCCGGTGTACGCCGAGATGTCTTCCATCAACCCGGTGTTTGTCCTGCCCGGCGCCATCGCCGACGATACGGCTGCTCTGGCCGGCGACTTCGTCGGATCACTGACCATGGGGGCTGGCCAGTTCTGCACCAACCCCGGGCTGGTCTTTGTCCCCGAAGGCAAAACCGGCGACGCCTTCATCAGCGCCGCAGCCGGCTCGCTGAGTTCCTGCGCAGGCCAGACTATGCTCACGCCGGGCATCGCCGGCGCTTGGGAAGAAGGCGTGAAGGAACTGGCGGCGGCCGACGGCGTGGAGCAGGTCGCCGAGGGCACTCCGGGCGCCACCGAGAATGCCCCGGCACCACGGCTGTTCAGCACCACCGCGGAGAACTTTGCGGCTTCCCCGCGGCTGCAGGAGGAAGTCTTCGGCGCGGCCGGGCTCTTCGTGCGGTACTCGGACGCGGGCGAGCTCGCCACCGCAACCGAGAACCTCCAGGGCCAGCTCACCGCCACAGTCCATTACGCGCCGGGCGATGAGGCAGCGGCCCGCGAGCTGCTCCCCGTACTGGAGCGCAGGGTAGGCCGCATCCTCTTCAACGGCTGGCCCACCGGCGTCGAAGTTGGACACGCGATGGTCCACGGCGGGCCGTTCCCGGCCACGTCCGACCCGCGGTCCACCTCCGTAGGCAGCCTGGCCATCCACCGCTTCCAGCGCCCGGTCAGCTACCAGAACGTTCCGGCCGAGCTCCTGCCGGAGCCGCTGCAGGACAACAACCCGTGGAAACTGAACCGCCGCCTCGACGGCAGCGTAGAAACTCCGAAGGACTAG